Proteins from a single region of Thamnophis elegans isolate rThaEle1 chromosome 17, rThaEle1.pri, whole genome shotgun sequence:
- the LOC116519744 gene encoding zinc finger HIT domain-containing protein 2-like: MEASGGCGLCQAERAPYTCPRCHVRFCSVPCYREHGSCARDFQARELQLRLRDQREDAGARGRLREALLRLRELREPGDAEAEVGLDPQADDLWEQLTSQQRHGFQELLSSGKISGLLPPWKPWWVVASQEGPPLVQLLEAQDPQPQQEGAQEDLHPASSQPPVAGERNRPPAQDSNSLPALPDVIRPLSHLTGGPVSPLVRFQLPNALYAYAYALSLYNGEVDDAQIVPEVCETLLDLSAALGAQRVFSCTGEALQAALQAVVDGRYPECPLGKAGTMQAVGQILRGEPTPEKRSRFSLAAFAHLARILGRGKRRVSLGDQPRIYKAKKKCKFLLSWVKENEEELPLLALEVQREYVACVADAKEVGAITQELEKMWGGKMPPCKQPLIEELD, encoded by the coding sequence ATGGAGGCCTCGGGTGGCTGCGGCTTGTGCCAGGCCGAGCGAGCGCCCTATACCTGCCCTCGCTGCCACGTCCGCTTCTGCTCCGTACCTTGCTACCGGGAGCACGGCTCCTGCGCCCGGGACTTCCAGGCGCGAGAGTTGCAACTTCGGCTCCGGGACCAGCGGGAGGACGCGGGTGCGCGAGGCCGCCTGAGGGAGGCCCTTCTCCGGCTGCGGGAACTACGCGAGCCCGGGGATGCGGAGGCCGAGGTAGGCCTCGACCCCCAGGCTGACGACCTGTGGGAGCAGCTGACCTCCCAGCAGCGCCACGGGTTCCAAGAGCTGCTGAGCAGCGGGAAGATCTCGGGGCTCCTTCCCCCCTGGAAGCCCTGGTGGGTCGTGGCTAGCCAGGAGGGGCCGCCCCTGGTCCAGCTGCTTGAAGCCCAGGATCCTCAGCCACAGCAGGAAGGAGCCCAAGAAGACCTTCATCCGGCTTCCTCCCAGCCTCCAGTCGCAGGGGAGCGGAATCGGCCTCCTGCCCAGGATTCGAACTCGCTACCCGCCCTGCCTGACGTGATCCGCCCATTGAGCCACCTCACCGGCGGCCCTGTCTCCCCGCTGGTGCGCTTCCAGCTGCCCAACGCCCTCTACGCCTATGCCTACGCCCTGTCGCTCTACAATGGGGAAGTGGACGATGCCCAGATTGTGCCCGAAGTTTGCGAGACCCTCTTGGACCTCTCGGCCGCGCTGGGCGCCCAGAGGGTCTTCTCCTGCACGGGGGAGGCCCTGCAAGCCGCCCTGCAGGCCGTGGTGGACGGACGCTACCCGGAGTGCCCGCTAGGGAAAGCCGGGACGATGCAAGCGGTGGGCCAGATTTTAAGAGGGGAACCGACTCCGGAGAAGCGCAGCCGGTTCTCCCTGGCAGCCTTCGCCCACTTGGCCAGGATTTTGGGTCGAGGCAAACGCCGGGTGTCCCTCGGGGACCAGCCCAGGATCTACAAGGCGAAGAAGAAGTGCAAATTCCTGCTTTCCTGGGTGAAGGAGAACGAGGAGGAGCTGCCCCTCCTAGCTTTGGAAGTCCAGAGGGAATACGTTGCCTGTGTGGCGGATGCCAAAGAAGTGGGCGCGATCACCCAGGAGCTGGAGAAGATGTGGGGAGGGAAAATGCCCCCTTGCAAACAGCCCCTGATAGAAGAATTGGACTGA
- the MRPL49 gene encoding 39S ribosomal protein L49, mitochondrial has protein sequence MAAFPSVFAAVGLRKTLLVLRAAGRPSHPGQAALLRHVSGKSNSADLTYPGIIESTEEYKFVERLIPPTTVPVPPKHDQYPTPSGWRPPQDPPPDLSYFVRRSRMHNVPVYRDTSHHGSRKMTIIRKIEGDIWALDNDVKVFLTEVAGRTPATQVNENTSSICVKGYFEEELKTWLMDKGF, from the exons ATGGCGGCTTTCCCTTCAGTTTTCGCGGCTGTCGGGCTGAGGAAGACGCTGTTGGTCCTGCGAGCGGCCGGGCGGCCGAGTCATCCCGGGCAGGCGGCTTTGCTG AGACATGTTTCAGGTAAGTCTAATTCTGCAGACCTGACGTACCCAGGGATCATTGAATCCACCGAAGAATATAAATTTGTGGAGAGGCTGATACCACCTACCACAGTACCTGTACCTCCAAAACATGACCAGTATCCTACACCTTCGGGATGGAGGCCACCACAAG ATCCTCCTCCTGATCTTTCCTACTTTGTACGACGGTCACGCATGCACAATGTACCTGTGTACAGAGATACATCTCACCACGGATCCAGGAAGATGACTATTATCAGGAAAATTGAAGGAGATATCTGG GCCCTAGACAACGACGTGAAGGTCTTCCTTACGGAAGTGGCCGGACGAACACCAGCGACCCAAGTCAATGAGAATACCTCTAGTATCTGTGTCAAGGGCTATTTTGAGGAAGAACTCAAGACATGGTTGATGGACAAAGGCTTTTAA
- the LOC116520220 gene encoding ubiquitin-like protein FUBI — translation MQLFIRAQNLHTLEVSGHETVSHLKARIESLEGIALEDQVILLGGIPLENDSIIGQCGISDLTTLEVTARMLGGKVHGSLARAGKVRGQTPKVAKQEKKKKKTGRAKRRMQYNRRFVNIVPGFGKKKGPNANS, via the exons ATGCAGCTGTTCATTCGTGCTCAGAATCTACACACCCTTGAGGTGTCTGGACATGAAACAGTATCTCATCTTAag GCTCGCATCGAGTCCCTGGAGGGCATTGCCCTTGAGGATCAAGTGATTCTTCTGGGTGGGATCCCCTTGGAAAATGATTCCATCATTGGTCAATGCGGCATCAGTGACCTTACAACTTTGGAGGTTACTGCACGCATGCTTGGTG GGAAGGTCCACGGATCCCTGGCTCGTGCTGGCAAAGTGAGAGGCCAGACCCCCAAG gttgctaagcaagaaaagaagaagaagaaaaccggGCGGGCCAAGAGGCGCATGCAATACAATCGCCGATTCGTCAACATCGTGCCCGGCTTCGGTAAAAAGAAGGGGCCTAATGCCAACTCCTAA